A region from the Brassica napus cultivar Da-Ae chromosome C8, Da-Ae, whole genome shotgun sequence genome encodes:
- the LOC106396613 gene encoding uncharacterized protein C57A10.07-like, translating to MLHDAYQSDIESGAVRKPRKPKTFCPKMFKSLETRFHHLFRLHPILVFIVCISFGITVLILLSSVYENNFRSAVTYKKNDFDNDVYPFANLKNLVMVAGHSVYTSSNCGKIDKEESWFLESYQKHPGQAATFLSPIEKGVEAAEKDDESLLLFSGGETRKEAGPRSEAQSYWAVAESKRWFGKDDVRSRALTEEHARDSFENLLFSVCKFRELTGSYPHNITAVSYDFKEERFAHLHCSAMRFPESRFFYLGTPASLTSKEGALKGEAMVRTQFQEDPYGCVGSLWRKKLKRDPFHRTIPYPDGCSEIRGLFRYCGSAPFPGSLPWS from the exons ATGCTTCACGATGCGTACCAAAGTGATATAGAGTCAGGAGCTGTAAGAAAACCTAGAAAACCCAAGACTTTCTGTCCCAAAATGTTCAAATCTCTCGAAACTCGCTTTCACCACCTCTTCAGATTACACCCAATCCTCGTTTTCATCGTTTGCATCTCCTTTGGGATCACAGTCTTGATACTTCTCTCCTCGGTTTACGAGAACAACTTTAGATCAGCTGTTACTTATAAGAAGAACGATTTTGATAACGATGTTTATCCATTTGCCAATCTGAAAAACCTTGTGATGGTGGCTGGACACTCTGTTTACACGAGTAGTAACTGCGGTAAGATCGATAAAGAGGAGTCGTGGTTCTTGGAGTCTTATCAGAAGCATCCAGGTCAAGCTGCGACGTTCTTGAGTCCTATAGAGAAAGGTGTTGAAGCTGCAGAGAAAGATGATGAGTCTTTGCTTTTGTTCAGTGGTGGAGAGACTCGTAAAGAAGCTGGACCTCGCAGTGAAGCTCAGAGTTATTGGGCTGTTGCTGAATCCAAACGATGGTTCG GCAAAGATGATGTGAGGTCGAGGGCGTTGACGGAAGAGCACGCTAGAGACAGCTTTGAGAATCTTCTCTTTAGTGTTTGTAAATTCAGAGAGCTCACAGGGTCTTACCCACACAATATAACA GCAGTGAGTTATGATTTTAAGGAGGAGAGATTTGCGCATTTGCATTGTTCAGCAATGAGGTTTCCAGAATCAAGATTCTTCTACTTAGGGACTCCAGCTTCTCTAACATCCAAAGAAGGCGCTCTGAAAGGCGAGGCTATGGTTAGAACTCAGTTTCAAGAAGATCCGTACGGATGTGTTGGTTCGCTTTGGCGTAAGAAGCTGAAGCGCGACCCTTTCCACAGGACTATACCTTACCCTGATGGCTGCTCTGAGATTAGAGGGTTGTTCAGGTACTGTGGTTCAGCTCCTTTCCCTGGCTCTCTCCCATGGAGCTAG
- the LOC106396612 gene encoding TOM1-like protein 3 isoform X2 produces the protein MVKIVKKKPDLSVREKILSLLDTWQEAFGGRFPQYKNAYNELRSAGIEFPPRTESSVPFFTPPQTQPIIDHAAAAASDEDAAIQASLQSDDASALSVEEIQSAQGSVNILMDMLGALDPNHPEGLKEELIVDLVEQCRTYQRRVMTLVNTTSDEELLCQGLALNDNLQRVLQQHDDKAKGSFVPPTAPTVPLVSINHDDDDESDDDFAQLSHRLKRESARGSFNPILPPPPPTMRPVHVESGGAMDFLSGDVYKPQGTSESLKPPSTSHSSDRDSSAPVFDEPALPRSKSPEQALYTKPVYDQLPRAPPPMSVRTNQRPQYSQHGNVPQRSSSGSESSYDDLLGQSRNLSLNPTASAATPPPKKDDKPEDILFKDLVDFARTRKSSSSSSKPNNQNNTPF, from the exons ATGGTCAAAATAGTCAAGAAAAAG CCAGACCTGAGTGTAAGGGAGAAGATACTTAGTTTGTTAGATACATGGCAAGAGGCTTTTGGTGGAAGATTCCCTCAATATAAAAATGCTTATAATGAACTCAGG TCTGCTGGAATTGAGTTTCCACCTCGAACAGAGAGCAGTGTACCCTTCTTCACTCCACCTCAGACTCAGCCCATTATTGATCACGCCGCTGCTGCTGCGTCAGATGAAGATGCTGCTATTCAAGCCTCTTTGCAAAGTGATGATGCTTCTGCTCTCAG tgtGGAAGAGATTCAAAGCGCTCAGGGGTCAGTTAATATTTTGATGGACATGCTTGGTGCTCTTGATCCAAACCATCCTGAG GGTTTAAAGGAAGAACTTATAGTTGACTTGGTAGAGCAATGCCGTACTTATCAAAGACGTGTAATGACTCTGGTCAACACTACATC AGATGAGGAGCTTCTGTGTCAAGGATTGGCGTTAAACGACAACTTGCAGCGTGTTCTTCAGCAACATGATGATAAGGCAAAGGGAAGCTTTGTTCCTCCAACAGCTCCTACTGTACCGCTTGTTAGCATCAAccatgacgatgatgatgagtCAGATGATGATTTTGCTCAGCTATCTCACAGGTTGAAAAGAGAGAGTGCACGAGGGAGTTTCAACCCTATTcttcctccaccaccacctacAATGAGGCCAGTACATGTTGAATCTGGTGGTGCTATGGACTTCCTCAGTGGCGATGTCTACAAACCTCAAGGAACCTCAGAGAGTCTAAAGCCTCCTAGTACTTCCCATTCATCAGATCGAGACTCTTCTGCTCCTGTTTTCGATGAGCCAGCTCTTCCCCGGAGCAAATCCCCTGAACAAGCTTTGTACACAAAGCCAGTTTATGATCAGTTGCCTCGTGCTCCACCGCCAATGTCTGTTAGAACCAACCAGAGGCCACAATACTCGCAGCATGGTAACGTTCCTCAACGCTCAAGCAGTGGCTCTGAGTCCTCTTACGATGATCTCTTGGGACAGTCGAGGAATCTTTCTCTGAATCCAACCGCCTCTGCTGCTACACCACCACCAAAGAAAGATGACAAACCAGAGGATATCCTTTTCAAAGACTTGGTTGACTTTGCAAGAACCAGGAAgtcatcttcctcttcctccaaACCCAACAATCAGAACAACACACCGTTTTGA
- the LOC106396612 gene encoding TOM1-like protein 3 isoform X1: MANNAAACAERATNDMLIGPDWAINIELCDIINLDPSQAKEAVKVLKKRLASKNSKVQILALYALETLSKNCGESVYQLIVDRDILPDMVKIVKKKPDLSVREKILSLLDTWQEAFGGRFPQYKNAYNELRSAGIEFPPRTESSVPFFTPPQTQPIIDHAAAAASDEDAAIQASLQSDDASALSVEEIQSAQGSVNILMDMLGALDPNHPEGLKEELIVDLVEQCRTYQRRVMTLVNTTSDEELLCQGLALNDNLQRVLQQHDDKAKGSFVPPTAPTVPLVSINHDDDDESDDDFAQLSHRLKRESARGSFNPILPPPPPTMRPVHVESGGAMDFLSGDVYKPQGTSESLKPPSTSHSSDRDSSAPVFDEPALPRSKSPEQALYTKPVYDQLPRAPPPMSVRTNQRPQYSQHGNVPQRSSSGSESSYDDLLGQSRNLSLNPTASAATPPPKKDDKPEDILFKDLVDFARTRKSSSSSSKPNNQNNTPF; encoded by the exons ATGGCAAATAACGCGGCTGCTTGTGCTGAGAGAGCTACAAATGATATGCTGATTGGTCCTGATTGGGCTATCAACATTGAATTGTGTGACATTATCAACTTGGATCCTAG CCAAGCAAAAGAAGCAGTGAAGGTGCTCAAGAAACGGTTAGCTAGTAAAAACTCTAAAGTGCAGATTCTCGCTCTTTAT GCATTGGAAACTCTTAGTAAGAACTGTGGGGAGAGCGTGTACCAGCTTATTGTGGACCGTGATATTTTGCCTGATATGGTCAAAATAGTCAAGAAAAAG CCAGACCTGAGTGTAAGGGAGAAGATACTTAGTTTGTTAGATACATGGCAAGAGGCTTTTGGTGGAAGATTCCCTCAATATAAAAATGCTTATAATGAACTCAGG TCTGCTGGAATTGAGTTTCCACCTCGAACAGAGAGCAGTGTACCCTTCTTCACTCCACCTCAGACTCAGCCCATTATTGATCACGCCGCTGCTGCTGCGTCAGATGAAGATGCTGCTATTCAAGCCTCTTTGCAAAGTGATGATGCTTCTGCTCTCAG tgtGGAAGAGATTCAAAGCGCTCAGGGGTCAGTTAATATTTTGATGGACATGCTTGGTGCTCTTGATCCAAACCATCCTGAG GGTTTAAAGGAAGAACTTATAGTTGACTTGGTAGAGCAATGCCGTACTTATCAAAGACGTGTAATGACTCTGGTCAACACTACATC AGATGAGGAGCTTCTGTGTCAAGGATTGGCGTTAAACGACAACTTGCAGCGTGTTCTTCAGCAACATGATGATAAGGCAAAGGGAAGCTTTGTTCCTCCAACAGCTCCTACTGTACCGCTTGTTAGCATCAAccatgacgatgatgatgagtCAGATGATGATTTTGCTCAGCTATCTCACAGGTTGAAAAGAGAGAGTGCACGAGGGAGTTTCAACCCTATTcttcctccaccaccacctacAATGAGGCCAGTACATGTTGAATCTGGTGGTGCTATGGACTTCCTCAGTGGCGATGTCTACAAACCTCAAGGAACCTCAGAGAGTCTAAAGCCTCCTAGTACTTCCCATTCATCAGATCGAGACTCTTCTGCTCCTGTTTTCGATGAGCCAGCTCTTCCCCGGAGCAAATCCCCTGAACAAGCTTTGTACACAAAGCCAGTTTATGATCAGTTGCCTCGTGCTCCACCGCCAATGTCTGTTAGAACCAACCAGAGGCCACAATACTCGCAGCATGGTAACGTTCCTCAACGCTCAAGCAGTGGCTCTGAGTCCTCTTACGATGATCTCTTGGGACAGTCGAGGAATCTTTCTCTGAATCCAACCGCCTCTGCTGCTACACCACCACCAAAGAAAGATGACAAACCAGAGGATATCCTTTTCAAAGACTTGGTTGACTTTGCAAGAACCAGGAAgtcatcttcctcttcctccaaACCCAACAATCAGAACAACACACCGTTTTGA
- the LOC106392383 gene encoding UDP-glycosyltransferase 73B5-like isoform X2, with translation MNKQDSERIHVLFFPFMAHGHMIPVIDMVKLFSSRGAKSTILTTPSNSKILEKSIEAFKNQNTDVEIGIKIFDFPCVDLGLPEGCDNVDFISSYKKPGAGDLLLKLFLSTKYMKQQLESFIETTKPSCLVADMFFPWSTESAEKFGVPRLVFHGTSFFSLCCFYNMNTHKPHEKVATTCTPFVIPGLPGGGIVMTAEQANVADDETPMGKIMKEIGESESTSFGVLVNSFYELESAYADFYSKNVAKRAWHIGPLSLCNREFAEKAGRGQKANIHEEECLKWLESKTPGSVIYVSFGSGNNFTNEQMLEIAAGLEGSGQSFVWVVGEKEEWLPEGYEERMKGKGLIIRGWAPQVLILDHKAVGGFLTHCGWNSAIEGIAAGLPMVTWPKGAEQFYNEKLLTKVLGIGVNVGATELVKKGRLISREEVDKAVREVMSGEEAEERRIRAKKLCEMAKVAVGEGGTSYSDLNRLMEELNSRK, from the exons ATGAACAAACAAGACTCAGAGAGGATTCATGTTCTCTTCTTCCCCTTTATGGCTCATGGCCACATGATTCCAGTTATAGACATGGTCAAGCTTTTCTCGAGCAGAGGAGCCAAATCAACCATTCTTACCACACCAAGCAACTCGAAGATTTTGGAGAAAAGCATTGAAGCATTCAAGAATCAGAACACTGATGTAGAAATCGGAATCAAGATCTTTGATTTCCCTTGTGTAGATCTGGGATTACCTGAAGGGTGCGACAACGTTGACTTTATCAGCTCGTACAAAAAACCTGGGGCGGGTGACTTGTTATTAAAGCTTTTTCTGTCTACCAAGTATATGAAACAGCAATTGGAGAGTTTTATCGAAACAACCAAACCGAGTTGTCTTGTGGCCGATATGTTCTTCCCTTGGTCTACCGAATCCGCAGAGAAGTTTGGTGTCCCAAGACTTGTGTTCCACGGAACATCGTTCTTTTCCTTGTGTTGTTTTTATAACATGAATACTCATAAGCCACACGAAAAAGTTGCTACGACTTGTACACCTTTCGTAATCCCTGGTCTCCCAGGGGGGGGCATAGTAATGACAGCAGAGCAAGCCAATGTCGCCGACGATGAAACTCCAATGGGAAAGATTATGAAAGAGATTGGAGAATCAGAGTCAACTAGCTTTGGTGTTTTGGTGAATAGCTTTTACGAGTTGGAATCGgcttatgctgatttttactcTAAGAATGTGGCCAAAAGAGCTTGGCACATTGGTCCGCTTTCGCTGTGCAATAGAGAGTTTGCAGAGAAAGCCGGAAGAGGACAAAAGGCCAACATTCATGAGGAGGAATGCCTCAAATGGCTCGAGTCTAAGACACCTGGTTCTGTAATTTACGTTTCGTTTGGCAGCGGAAATAACTTCACCAACGAGCAGATGCTTGAGATCGCTGCCGGTCTTGAAGGCTCTGGACAAAGTTTCGTCTGGGTGGTTG GTGAAAAAGAAGAGTGGTTGCCTGAAGGATATGAGGAAAGGATGAAAGGGAAAGGGCTGATAATACGCGGATGGGCCCCACAAGTGCTTATACTTGATCACAAAGCAGTTGGAGGATTTTTGACGCATTGCGGATGGAACTCCGCTATAGAAGGCATTGCTGCGGGGCTGCCAATGGTGACATGGCCCAAAGGAGCAGAACAGTTCTACAACGAGAAGCTATTGACAAAAGTGTTGGGAATAGGAGTGAATGTAGGAGCTACAGAATTGGTGAAAAAAGGAAGGTTGATTAGTAGAGAAGAAGTAGACAAGGCTGTAAGGGAAGTGATGTCTGGAGAAGAGGCAGAGGAAAGGCGGATACGAGCTAAGAAACTATGCGAGATGGCCAAAGTCGCTGTTGGGGAAGGAGGGACTTCTTATAGTGATTTGAACAGGCTCATGGAAGAGCTTAACAGTAGAAAGTAA
- the LOC106392383 gene encoding UDP-glycosyltransferase 73B5-like isoform X1: MNKQDSERIHVLFFPFMAHGHMIPVIDMVKLFSSRGAKSTILTTPSNSKILEKSIEAFKNQNTDVEIGIKIFDFPCVDLGLPEGCDNVDFISSYKKPGAGDLLLKLFLSTKYMKQQLESFIETTKPSCLVADMFFPWSTESAEKFGVPRLVFHGTSFFSLCCFYNMNTHKPHEKVATTCTPFVIPGLPGGGIVMTAEQANVADDETPMGKIMKEIGESESTSFGVLVNSFYELESAYADFYSKNVAKRAWHIGPLSLCNREFAEKAGRGQKANIHEEECLKWLESKTPGSVIYVSFGSGNNFTNEQMLEIAAGLEGSGQSFVWVVGQKNENQGEKEEWLPEGYEERMKGKGLIIRGWAPQVLILDHKAVGGFLTHCGWNSAIEGIAAGLPMVTWPKGAEQFYNEKLLTKVLGIGVNVGATELVKKGRLISREEVDKAVREVMSGEEAEERRIRAKKLCEMAKVAVGEGGTSYSDLNRLMEELNSRK; this comes from the exons ATGAACAAACAAGACTCAGAGAGGATTCATGTTCTCTTCTTCCCCTTTATGGCTCATGGCCACATGATTCCAGTTATAGACATGGTCAAGCTTTTCTCGAGCAGAGGAGCCAAATCAACCATTCTTACCACACCAAGCAACTCGAAGATTTTGGAGAAAAGCATTGAAGCATTCAAGAATCAGAACACTGATGTAGAAATCGGAATCAAGATCTTTGATTTCCCTTGTGTAGATCTGGGATTACCTGAAGGGTGCGACAACGTTGACTTTATCAGCTCGTACAAAAAACCTGGGGCGGGTGACTTGTTATTAAAGCTTTTTCTGTCTACCAAGTATATGAAACAGCAATTGGAGAGTTTTATCGAAACAACCAAACCGAGTTGTCTTGTGGCCGATATGTTCTTCCCTTGGTCTACCGAATCCGCAGAGAAGTTTGGTGTCCCAAGACTTGTGTTCCACGGAACATCGTTCTTTTCCTTGTGTTGTTTTTATAACATGAATACTCATAAGCCACACGAAAAAGTTGCTACGACTTGTACACCTTTCGTAATCCCTGGTCTCCCAGGGGGGGGCATAGTAATGACAGCAGAGCAAGCCAATGTCGCCGACGATGAAACTCCAATGGGAAAGATTATGAAAGAGATTGGAGAATCAGAGTCAACTAGCTTTGGTGTTTTGGTGAATAGCTTTTACGAGTTGGAATCGgcttatgctgatttttactcTAAGAATGTGGCCAAAAGAGCTTGGCACATTGGTCCGCTTTCGCTGTGCAATAGAGAGTTTGCAGAGAAAGCCGGAAGAGGACAAAAGGCCAACATTCATGAGGAGGAATGCCTCAAATGGCTCGAGTCTAAGACACCTGGTTCTGTAATTTACGTTTCGTTTGGCAGCGGAAATAACTTCACCAACGAGCAGATGCTTGAGATCGCTGCCGGTCTTGAAGGCTCTGGACAAAGTTTCGTCTGGGTGGTTGGTCAAAAGAATGAAAACCAAG GTGAAAAAGAAGAGTGGTTGCCTGAAGGATATGAGGAAAGGATGAAAGGGAAAGGGCTGATAATACGCGGATGGGCCCCACAAGTGCTTATACTTGATCACAAAGCAGTTGGAGGATTTTTGACGCATTGCGGATGGAACTCCGCTATAGAAGGCATTGCTGCGGGGCTGCCAATGGTGACATGGCCCAAAGGAGCAGAACAGTTCTACAACGAGAAGCTATTGACAAAAGTGTTGGGAATAGGAGTGAATGTAGGAGCTACAGAATTGGTGAAAAAAGGAAGGTTGATTAGTAGAGAAGAAGTAGACAAGGCTGTAAGGGAAGTGATGTCTGGAGAAGAGGCAGAGGAAAGGCGGATACGAGCTAAGAAACTATGCGAGATGGCCAAAGTCGCTGTTGGGGAAGGAGGGACTTCTTATAGTGATTTGAACAGGCTCATGGAAGAGCTTAACAGTAGAAAGTAA
- the LOC106392384 gene encoding uncharacterized protein LOC106392384 — protein sequence MRLKPTKFICDYTTKELGIVRDVKKMWKNMGLGTLGYNPQPLYPDLVIQFLSSVELHYKSEVNKVASEGKLTFLCRGLLYEMSIHELCILFGFETRHEACSLPKFPCAYLLWSKIADSSYVSREAKLAMLRNPVLRVVAKYLGHLLLGKSEAGSLTEDEAHLIHYGLPLALRPTYDVADEPPAELSVNMRALFAQMLFERKFRSLRPLDRKPLDESIGSLLTRIFMHHDIDLSDTPCVDTIGRFDAQFFLNTKILHSGKIYRFTMPDGTILHCKLPQPAITSLTSVENMKFMPSAEVLYTPPPLASKRRCGSSSSGPTQTQSEDDTIPDISVNHTPNPSMEYLLPPCTGQFDSGAPPLDGT from the coding sequence ATGAGATTGAAACCAACAAAGTTCATCTGCGATTACACTACAAAGGAGTTGGGAATTGTGCGGGATGTCAAAAAGATGTGGAAAAACATGGGACTTGGGACTCTTGGCTACAATCCACAACCCCTATATCCAGACTTGGTTATACAGTTTCTCTCTTCAGTTGAGTTGCACTACAAGTCCGAGGTAAACAAAGTTGCTAGCGAAGGTAAACTTACATTCCTATGTAGAGGACTGCTTTATGAGATGTCTATACACGAGTTGTGTATACTATTCGGATTTGAGACCCGACATGAGGCATGCTCTTTGCCCAAGTTCCCTTGTGCTTACTTGTTGTGGAGCAAGATTGCAGACAGTTCTTATGTATCTCGGGAAGCTAAACTTGCAATGCTCAGAAACCCGGTCTTGCGAGTGGTAGCAAAATATCTGGGTCATCTTCTACTAGGAAAATCAGAAGCAGGATCACTTACTGAAGATGAAGCGCATCTTATTCACTACGGGCTGCCATTAGCTCTCAGGCCGACGTATGACGTTGCAGATGAACCTCCAGCAGAGCTTTCGGTAAACATGAGAGCATTGTTTGCTCAGATGTTGTTTGAAAGGAAGTTTAGGAGTCTTCGTCCTCTTGACAGGAAGCCTTTGGATGAGTCTATTGGCAGTCTACTTACTCGGATCTTCATGCACCATGATATTGATCTTTCGGATACTCCTTGTGTGGATACGATTGGCAGATTTGATGCCCAGTTCTTCCTAAACACCAAGATCCTTCATTCTGGTAAAATATACCGTTTTACCATGCCTGATGGGACAATCCTTCATTGCAAGCTTCCACAACCCGCTATCACATCTCTGACGTCTGTGGAGAACATGAAGTTCATGCCTTCTGCTGAAGTTCTTTACACGCCTCCTCCACTAGCTTCAAAACGTCGttgtggttcttcttcttctggtcctACGCAGACACAATCTGAGGATGACACCATCCCGGATATCTCAGTCAATCATACTCCAAACCCTTCTATGGAGTATTTGTTACCACCATGTACTGGCCAGTTTGATTCTGGAGCACCACCATTAGATGGTACATAG